A genomic region of Fodinisporobacter ferrooxydans contains the following coding sequences:
- a CDS encoding putative thiazole-containing bacteriocin maturation protein has translation MTSVNPSMRLKAKGDTFFIPDPNGGVYFRNNESSFRMEGRTIYQWIEQLMPMFDGELSLEDLTDGLDDEYRDQIFEIAEILHKNGFVRDVSQDHPHQLPDQILERYAAQIEFLDNFSGSGAYRFQSYRQAKVLAIGAGPFFLSLVTALLESGIPRFHVLVTDSAPTDRKRMAELVAHARKADSEVMVEEVTHRKEGVNSWREIVQPFDWILYVSQQHDVGELQILHAICREEKKRLIPAMCVHHVGIAGPLVDSDSEGCFESAWRRLHKSALCKDPQLHTFSSTAGAMLANVIVFELLKKVTGVTESDLKNKFFLLNLETLEGNWNWFLPHPLVTGRMSVQCVQDFESQLERKCGSHESLELLSYFSKLTSAETGIFHIWGEGELQQLPLAQCRVQAVDPLTEGPAELLPDVVCTGLTHKEARREAGLAGIEAYVSRMLVPLVSALSSQKGIAGITVKPEECIGVGAGETVAEGICRGLQRCLDEELSRQQAAQPYTVCPVQLGTVEDERCQFYLQALNTLQGAPTIGLGQEICGFPAVWIGMSGRWHCNAGLNLTMALQHALQQAVLAAQNKTACLTTQAHEVSSVHLEESTSQSLVISSCEKVEQSEVVRSALEILKRNRKKLLVLDLAFEPFLKEELAGVFGVLLREEESR, from the coding sequence ATGACAAGTGTGAATCCTTCTATGCGCCTAAAAGCCAAAGGGGACACGTTTTTTATCCCCGATCCAAACGGCGGTGTGTATTTTCGGAACAACGAAAGCTCATTTCGTATGGAAGGCAGAACGATTTATCAGTGGATTGAACAACTGATGCCGATGTTTGACGGGGAACTATCGTTGGAAGATTTGACAGACGGATTAGACGATGAATACCGGGATCAGATCTTTGAAATTGCAGAAATATTGCACAAAAACGGCTTTGTCCGGGATGTGAGCCAAGACCATCCCCATCAATTGCCAGATCAGATTCTCGAAAGGTATGCTGCCCAAATCGAATTTCTGGACAATTTCAGCGGATCAGGCGCATACCGGTTTCAGTCCTATCGCCAGGCCAAAGTATTGGCGATCGGCGCTGGCCCGTTTTTTCTCTCGTTGGTCACCGCTTTGCTCGAATCCGGAATCCCCAGGTTCCACGTGTTGGTCACGGACTCAGCACCGACCGATCGGAAGCGGATGGCGGAACTGGTGGCACACGCCCGTAAAGCAGATTCCGAAGTGATGGTAGAGGAGGTCACTCATCGTAAAGAAGGGGTGAATTCTTGGCGGGAAATTGTGCAACCATTCGATTGGATTTTGTATGTGTCACAGCAACACGATGTCGGGGAACTGCAAATTTTGCATGCAATATGCCGGGAGGAGAAAAAGCGGTTGATCCCCGCCATGTGTGTACATCACGTAGGGATAGCAGGTCCTTTGGTGGATTCGGACTCTGAGGGGTGCTTTGAATCGGCGTGGCGCCGCTTGCACAAATCCGCACTTTGCAAAGACCCGCAGTTGCACACGTTTTCTTCCACAGCCGGAGCAATGCTGGCAAATGTGATCGTGTTTGAATTGTTAAAAAAGGTTACGGGAGTGACCGAATCCGATTTGAAGAACAAATTCTTCCTGTTGAATCTCGAGACGCTGGAAGGAAACTGGAATTGGTTCCTGCCTCATCCACTGGTAACCGGTCGGATGTCAGTCCAATGTGTGCAAGATTTCGAGTCGCAACTCGAACGGAAATGCGGCAGCCATGAGTCACTCGAATTGCTTTCTTACTTTAGCAAATTGACATCTGCGGAAACGGGTATTTTTCATATTTGGGGAGAAGGGGAATTGCAGCAGCTTCCGTTAGCCCAGTGTAGAGTTCAGGCAGTCGATCCGCTGACAGAAGGACCGGCCGAACTGTTGCCGGACGTTGTCTGTACAGGTCTGACGCACAAGGAAGCGCGACGGGAGGCGGGGCTGGCCGGGATTGAAGCATATGTATCGAGAATGCTCGTTCCGCTTGTTTCGGCTCTTTCCTCACAGAAAGGAATTGCCGGCATTACGGTAAAGCCGGAGGAATGCATCGGCGTTGGAGCAGGCGAAACCGTTGCAGAAGGCATCTGCCGCGGATTGCAAAGGTGTTTGGACGAGGAACTCAGTCGGCAACAGGCAGCTCAGCCGTATACGGTCTGTCCTGTACAGTTAGGTACAGTAGAGGATGAACGTTGCCAGTTTTATTTGCAGGCATTGAACACGCTGCAAGGAGCTCCGACAATCGGCTTAGGACAGGAAATTTGCGGATTTCCTGCAGTATGGATCGGTATGAGTGGCCGCTGGCACTGCAATGCCGGATTGAATCTGACGATGGCGTTGCAACATGCGTTGCAACAAGCAGTGCTTGCGGCACAAAACAAAACGGCTTGCCTCACGACACAAGCGCATGAAGTTTCGTCCGTACATCTGGAAGAATCGACTTCGCAATCTCTTGTCATCTCCTCATGTGAAAAGGTGGAACAATCCGAGGTAGTGCGGTCTGCCTTGGAAATCTTGAAACGGAATCGCAAGAAGCTCTTGGTGTTGGACCTGGCGTTCGAGCCGTTTTTGAAAGAGGAACTTGCAGGTGTGTTTGGCGTGTTGTTGCGGGAGGAGGAATCCCGGTGA
- a CDS encoding TOMM precursor leader peptide-binding protein, giving the protein MSAVVLIVGEGILMDYVCEKLSSKYTVIRQIDFTTGVPEILDLAMVLHDTWQPSVHLKAEEVLQAAGVPWLRGFVSFGEGVIGPLVRPGVQGCSQCADMRLLMARRDRKEMWEIQRQIAADEGIPRDVWASRTGLLQMAHLLAAEAQRILQGSKAHLEERVFLLNLKMLKGSRHFFLPDPTCPVCGRLPDDSANAAQISLQPNPKFRTDVYRCRPMNDLKEVLVKDYLDNRTGFLNGKVYDLESPFATVGMNLPLTIGDEATAGRTLSFAESELTAILEGIERHGGLAAQGKRTVVYDSFRNLGDQALNPLAVGVHAQEQYARPDFPFQSFDPDRQIHWVWGYSFMQERPILVPELLAYYSLGCGEGFVYETSNGCALGGSLEEAIFHGILEVVERDSFLMTWYAQLPLPRLDPYSAKDRELRLMIDHLRAVTSFELYMFNATMENGIPSVWVLAKNRRKQGVNLICAAGAHVDPVRAVKGAIHELAGMLLTFNKKFEANREKYVRMFYDPFEVKQMDDHSMLYSLPQAEERLQFLLNDDRPLRTFAEEFKQQWKHADLTDDLKDILQVFRSLNLDVIVVDQTTPEMKRNRLHCVKVLIPGMLPMTFGHHLTRLEGLERVLNIPMELGYTPQPLTPEQLNPHPHPFP; this is encoded by the coding sequence GTGAGCGCCGTCGTGTTGATTGTCGGAGAAGGGATATTGATGGATTACGTGTGTGAAAAACTATCCAGCAAATATACGGTCATCCGTCAAATCGATTTTACGACAGGAGTCCCGGAGATCCTGGATTTGGCCATGGTGCTGCACGATACTTGGCAACCCTCTGTACATCTGAAAGCGGAAGAGGTGTTACAGGCGGCTGGCGTCCCTTGGCTGCGCGGATTCGTCTCATTTGGGGAAGGCGTGATCGGCCCGCTGGTTCGCCCAGGTGTGCAAGGATGTTCACAGTGTGCAGACATGCGGCTTCTGATGGCAAGACGTGACCGCAAGGAGATGTGGGAGATCCAGCGGCAAATAGCGGCAGACGAAGGAATTCCGCGGGATGTTTGGGCTTCGCGCACGGGGCTTTTGCAGATGGCTCACCTGCTTGCGGCGGAGGCGCAAAGAATATTACAAGGCAGCAAGGCACATTTGGAAGAGCGTGTGTTTTTGCTTAACCTGAAGATGCTGAAGGGCTCACGACACTTCTTTCTGCCCGATCCGACGTGTCCCGTTTGCGGGCGGCTGCCGGACGACTCAGCGAATGCGGCGCAGATTTCGCTGCAACCAAACCCGAAGTTCCGAACGGACGTGTATCGTTGCCGTCCGATGAATGACCTGAAGGAAGTTCTGGTCAAAGATTATCTGGATAACCGGACTGGATTTTTGAATGGGAAAGTGTATGATTTGGAGTCTCCGTTTGCCACCGTAGGCATGAATTTGCCGCTGACCATCGGGGACGAGGCGACGGCAGGCCGCACTCTTTCGTTTGCGGAAAGCGAGCTGACTGCCATTTTAGAGGGGATTGAACGGCACGGGGGTCTGGCTGCCCAAGGCAAACGGACGGTGGTATATGATAGTTTCCGCAATTTGGGCGATCAAGCATTGAATCCCCTTGCAGTGGGAGTGCACGCGCAGGAACAGTATGCACGTCCTGATTTTCCATTTCAATCGTTTGACCCGGATCGCCAAATCCATTGGGTATGGGGCTATTCATTTATGCAAGAGCGTCCGATCCTGGTTCCGGAGCTGCTTGCCTATTACAGCTTGGGCTGCGGAGAGGGGTTTGTTTATGAAACTTCCAACGGATGCGCTTTGGGCGGAAGTTTGGAGGAGGCTATTTTTCACGGCATTTTGGAAGTGGTGGAGCGCGATTCATTCCTGATGACATGGTATGCGCAACTGCCCCTTCCGCGCCTCGATCCGTATTCGGCGAAAGACCGGGAATTGCGGTTAATGATCGACCATTTGCGGGCGGTAACGAGTTTTGAGCTATATATGTTTAACGCAACGATGGAAAACGGGATACCCAGCGTTTGGGTTTTGGCAAAAAACAGGAGGAAACAAGGAGTGAATCTTATCTGTGCAGCCGGAGCGCATGTAGATCCGGTGCGGGCAGTGAAAGGCGCGATTCATGAGTTAGCCGGTATGCTCCTGACGTTTAATAAAAAATTTGAGGCAAATCGAGAGAAGTATGTACGAATGTTCTACGATCCGTTCGAGGTGAAACAGATGGATGATCATTCGATGTTGTACAGTTTGCCGCAAGCGGAAGAGCGTCTGCAATTTTTGCTGAATGACGATCGCCCGCTGCGAACATTTGCAGAGGAATTCAAACAGCAGTGGAAGCATGCGGATTTAACGGATGATCTAAAGGACATTCTGCAAGTGTTTCGTAGCTTGAACCTCGATGTAATCGTTGTGGACCAGACGACGCCGGAGATGAAAAGAAACAGGCTGCATTGCGTAAAAGTGCTGATACCGGGAATGTTGCCGATGACGTTCGGGCATCATCTGACTCGCTTGGAGGGGCTGGAGAGGGTTTTGAATATACCTATGGAACTCGGATATACACCACAACCACTTACGCCTGAACAACTCAATCCACATCCACATCCGTTTCCATAA
- a CDS encoding SagB family peptide dehydrogenase, giving the protein MNLEAFLHDLHFDIDRMIHPEGWEVDWEDAPLPYKLYRGLPVVPLSSEVPLTLTAGTCSTQPNLLGIGHFLWYAFGLTQFAQSEFAFAGKEQGPIQRQFHRRFVPAGGGLYPNELYVYLKIKDLPTGVYHYDVAHHRLVLLREGQFDSYLIQALGNQCDMAACFGAVFVSTMFWKNFFKYHNFAYRLQGLDAGVLIGQLLEVAKQFNFTTGVYFQFLDRAINHLLGISELEESVYAVIPLSQEPFNVWFITGDGKEGTTISAAELCQELTAVHHHHYVRSQRMKEYPMLIKMNEASMLESVRSFRQMDDCRGVNYSGRLIPLPDVKRLKYDLSAASMKRYSPGLDFVLRKVDLTQLAMLLHEATASFSYQNDLDGTQKNPKPRVSLFVNLYGIEGIPDGAYQYDSAVHALRLIRSGDHRLSLQLGYLYNVNLFQVPICLHVAGDQNHLIPTMGYRGYRIQQMEAGMLTQRLSLIACAIGLGSHVILGFDVNTANKIFGMAPQAQTSLVQLPIGSHRPPCKLEGSLRS; this is encoded by the coding sequence ATGAACTTAGAGGCATTTCTGCACGATCTGCACTTTGACATTGATAGGATGATTCATCCAGAAGGCTGGGAGGTAGATTGGGAAGATGCACCACTTCCCTATAAACTTTATCGTGGCTTACCTGTGGTTCCATTGTCTTCGGAAGTACCACTGACGCTTACAGCAGGAACATGTTCCACGCAGCCTAATCTTCTCGGAATTGGACATTTTCTATGGTACGCATTCGGGCTCACACAATTCGCACAGTCAGAATTTGCTTTTGCTGGAAAGGAACAAGGACCAATACAGAGGCAGTTTCACCGGAGATTCGTTCCAGCTGGAGGTGGACTATATCCGAATGAGTTGTACGTGTATCTAAAAATTAAAGACTTGCCTACCGGAGTCTACCATTATGATGTGGCACACCATCGCTTAGTGTTACTGCGAGAAGGTCAATTTGACTCCTATCTTATACAGGCTCTTGGCAATCAATGTGATATGGCTGCTTGTTTTGGCGCAGTCTTTGTATCGACGATGTTTTGGAAAAATTTCTTTAAATATCATAACTTTGCTTATCGCTTACAAGGGCTGGATGCGGGAGTTTTGATTGGTCAATTGTTGGAAGTGGCAAAACAGTTTAACTTTACAACAGGTGTATACTTTCAGTTTCTGGATCGGGCCATCAACCATTTGCTTGGAATATCCGAACTGGAAGAAAGCGTATATGCGGTCATTCCACTCTCACAAGAACCTTTTAATGTTTGGTTTATTACAGGAGATGGCAAAGAAGGTACCACCATCTCAGCAGCTGAATTGTGTCAGGAGTTGACCGCTGTTCATCATCATCACTATGTCCGATCACAGAGGATGAAGGAATATCCAATGTTAATCAAGATGAACGAAGCTTCCATGTTGGAATCCGTGCGATCGTTTCGGCAAATGGATGATTGTAGAGGTGTTAACTATTCAGGGCGATTAATACCTCTGCCCGATGTGAAACGACTAAAATATGACCTGTCAGCAGCCTCTATGAAACGGTATTCACCAGGACTCGATTTTGTTTTGAGAAAAGTTGATTTAACACAACTGGCAATGTTGTTGCATGAAGCAACGGCTTCCTTTTCGTATCAAAATGATTTGGATGGAACACAAAAGAATCCAAAGCCGCGAGTCTCATTATTTGTCAATTTGTATGGAATTGAGGGAATTCCAGATGGCGCTTATCAATATGACAGCGCTGTACATGCGTTAAGGCTCATACGTTCTGGGGATCATCGGCTCTCGTTGCAGCTAGGGTATCTCTATAATGTAAATCTGTTTCAAGTTCCTATCTGCCTACATGTGGCTGGGGATCAGAATCATCTTATACCCACGATGGGATACAGAGGATATCGCATCCAACAAATGGAAGCTGGCATGCTCACACAGCGGTTATCGCTTATTGCATGTGCCATAGGTTTAGGGAGCCATGTAATCCTTGGATTTGATGTGAACACAGCGAACAAAATCTTTGGGATGGCTCCCCAAGCGCAAACAAGCCTCGTCCAACTCCCCATCGGTTCCCATCGACCTCCGTGTAAATTGGAAGGAAGTTTACGTAGCTAA
- a CDS encoding GNAT family N-acetyltransferase — protein MDLVVRPVQTIDASSIHRISIQDTVYPNMFCLPSLRVEQMTALLNNLGPNEHEFVAELDGTVVGYVGLNQEHGRKNHIGYLFIGVDGKHHGKGIGTALLNKILDLADHWLLLERVELEVLATNPRAQSLYERFGFVVEGRKKGAMIHAGKYVDVVFLARLRPNGILSKV, from the coding sequence ATGGATCTTGTGGTTCGTCCAGTACAAACAATCGATGCCTCTTCTATCCATCGAATCAGTATACAAGACACTGTTTACCCAAATATGTTTTGCCTGCCAAGTCTGCGGGTAGAACAAATGACAGCTTTACTGAACAATTTAGGACCGAATGAGCATGAATTTGTTGCGGAACTCGACGGAACCGTAGTTGGGTATGTGGGTCTGAACCAGGAACATGGACGAAAGAATCACATCGGCTATCTTTTCATCGGGGTTGACGGAAAGCACCATGGCAAAGGCATAGGTACTGCACTTTTAAACAAGATACTCGACTTGGCTGATCACTGGCTTTTGCTGGAGAGGGTTGAACTTGAGGTACTTGCAACAAATCCACGGGCACAATCCTTGTATGAACGGTTCGGATTTGTTGTCGAGGGAAGAAAAAAAGGCGCCATGATACATGCAGGGAAGTATGTCGATGTAGTCTTTTTAGCCAGACTGCGTCCAAATGGCATCCTTTCAAAAGTATAG
- a CDS encoding methyltransferase domain-containing protein → MSHSKEYHGCVDTEYLQTVASGFGFFKSRTYELMRVQTGQTVLDVGCGPGIDTVALGILIGPSGKVFGIDLDPEMIVAAHESAKRQGMEAWVHHQQADASSLPFDSDGFDGVRSECTFQHLADPEKVLYEMIRVTKPGGWIVVLDTDHSSFTVDTVHKEIEWKIRRHRPELLRNGYSGRELYGLFKKANVQNVTYEVHASSTTDFSLVQYVLRWHDAIEKLIDGGIVTAVEAAAINSELEQRNSKGTFFCYGTFTIVTGRKG, encoded by the coding sequence ATGTCTCATTCCAAAGAATATCACGGTTGCGTTGACACTGAGTACCTACAAACTGTGGCGTCCGGATTTGGATTTTTCAAATCTCGCACATATGAGCTCATGCGAGTGCAAACCGGGCAAACCGTATTGGATGTTGGATGTGGACCGGGAATCGATACCGTAGCGCTCGGCATATTGATTGGTCCATCCGGCAAGGTATTTGGCATCGATTTGGATCCGGAAATGATCGTTGCTGCACATGAAAGCGCAAAGCGTCAAGGGATGGAAGCATGGGTACACCACCAGCAGGCAGATGCTTCCAGCCTCCCCTTCGATTCTGACGGATTCGACGGGGTGCGCAGCGAATGTACATTTCAGCATCTGGCCGACCCGGAAAAGGTGCTTTATGAAATGATTCGTGTGACCAAACCGGGAGGGTGGATTGTTGTACTCGATACAGACCACTCAAGTTTCACCGTTGATACAGTACACAAGGAAATCGAATGGAAGATTCGCCGGCACCGTCCGGAGTTGCTTCGCAACGGTTACTCCGGACGTGAACTGTATGGCCTGTTCAAGAAAGCGAACGTACAGAATGTTACGTATGAGGTACATGCATCTTCCACAACTGATTTTTCGCTTGTTCAATATGTTCTCCGTTGGCACGACGCCATTGAGAAACTGATTGACGGCGGCATCGTGACGGCAGTGGAAGCGGCAGCGATCAACAGCGAACTCGAACAGCGAAACTCCAAAGGCACATTTTTTTGCTACGGGACATTTACGATCGTCACGGGTCGAAAAGGATAA
- a CDS encoding type II toxin-antitoxin system death-on-curing family toxin, whose protein sequence is MYIELTREQIVEIHDMYLNEFGGLSGEKEPGLISFMAEKPFTEYFGEEQYPGLFMKAAVYLEGFATKQLFNDGNKRTALACALIYLELNGYYITEQYELELYEYTIYVAENKPLLEEIASWLKARSMPY, encoded by the coding sequence ATGTACATTGAGCTTACAAGAGAACAGATCGTTGAAATTCATGATATGTATCTCAATGAATTTGGCGGATTATCGGGTGAAAAAGAACCAGGGTTGATTAGTTTCATGGCCGAAAAACCGTTTACAGAATATTTCGGTGAGGAACAATACCCTGGTTTATTTATGAAGGCTGCCGTTTATTTAGAAGGATTTGCCACGAAACAATTATTCAATGATGGAAATAAAAGAACAGCTCTTGCCTGCGCACTTATTTACCTGGAATTGAATGGTTATTACATAACAGAACAATATGAATTAGAGCTTTATGAATACACCATATATGTAGCTGAAAATAAACCTCTTTTAGAAGAAATTGCAAGTTGGCTTAAAGCAAGATCAATGCCCTATTAA
- a CDS encoding transposase, with protein MKPHQVKGWLNPKIDDPELYHQQVKQVCDAYHEASELAEQGVHVLCTDEKTGIQALERAQATKPMKPGQVERVEQEYIRHGTTSLTASRDVVTGQLIAPMIQATRNEADFVEHIRQVVRHDPTAPYLLVMDQLNTHKSESLVRFVAAECGIPEEALGEKGKSGVLKTMESRAAFLTDPSHRIRVIYTPKHSSWLNQIECWFSILSRRLLNKRASFVSVEDLEQRIAAFIDYYNEHLAKPFRWTYAGKLLKM; from the coding sequence TTGAAACCCCATCAAGTGAAAGGATGGCTCAATCCGAAGATCGATGATCCCGAGTTGTACCATCAACAAGTGAAACAGGTGTGTGACGCTTATCATGAGGCATCGGAACTCGCTGAACAAGGAGTACACGTTTTATGCACGGATGAAAAAACGGGTATTCAGGCGTTAGAACGCGCACAGGCCACGAAACCGATGAAACCGGGGCAAGTGGAGCGCGTCGAGCAGGAATACATCCGGCATGGCACGACCAGTCTTACCGCTTCACGCGATGTCGTCACGGGCCAGTTGATCGCTCCGATGATTCAGGCGACACGTAATGAAGCCGACTTTGTGGAGCATATCCGCCAAGTGGTCCGCCATGATCCAACAGCACCTTACCTGCTCGTGATGGATCAATTGAACACGCATAAGTCCGAGTCTCTGGTTCGTTTCGTAGCTGCGGAGTGCGGCATACCGGAAGAAGCACTTGGTGAAAAGGGCAAGTCCGGCGTTCTGAAAACGATGGAATCCCGCGCCGCGTTTCTTACCGATCCTAGCCATCGTATTCGCGTGATCTACACGCCTAAACATTCTTCTTGGCTCAACCAAATTGAATGTTGGTTTAGCATACTCTCACGCCGTCTTCTGAATAAACGCGCCAGCTTTGTGTCAGTCGAAGATTTAGAGCAGCGTATTGCCGCATTTATTGATTACTATAACGAACATTTGGCCAAACCCTTTCGTTGGACTTATGCTGGTAAGCTTCTGAAAATGTAA
- a CDS encoding helix-turn-helix domain-containing protein, with amino-acid sequence MHKQTAIKIVLSERQRKVLEKMAKGTHTPLHFIERAKIILLSAQEVNNCELARRLSLSVDTVKRWRKRWSTFAVELEQVETHRPHALKAKIEAALTDEQRSGRPSAFTAEEVAHILTLACQTPESLELPFSHWTPGLLAREAVKRGIVSSISTRQVGRFLKRSGLETPSSERMAQSEDR; translated from the coding sequence TTGCATAAACAAACCGCAATTAAAATCGTACTGAGCGAACGGCAACGAAAAGTGCTGGAGAAGATGGCCAAAGGAACCCACACACCGCTGCATTTCATCGAGCGAGCCAAGATCATTTTACTTTCGGCACAAGAGGTCAACAATTGCGAACTGGCTCGACGTCTCAGCCTCAGTGTCGATACCGTAAAGCGGTGGAGGAAGCGCTGGTCAACTTTTGCGGTGGAACTGGAACAAGTCGAAACCCATCGCCCTCATGCGCTGAAAGCGAAAATTGAAGCGGCCTTAACCGACGAACAACGATCGGGTAGACCGTCTGCGTTTACAGCCGAGGAAGTCGCCCATATCCTGACCTTAGCCTGCCAGACACCCGAAAGCTTGGAACTGCCGTTTAGTCATTGGACACCCGGATTGCTTGCCCGCGAAGCGGTAAAACGTGGCATCGTTTCCTCGATTTCGACGCGTCAGGTCGGGCGTTTTTTAAAACGAAGCGGACTTGAAACCCCATCAAGTGAAAGGATGGCTCAATCCGAAGATCGATGA
- a CDS encoding MATE family efflux transporter — MAIDAVGVTNIYSMTYTGVFLAISAAISVFLARAAGAKELAKGKSSIWHGLLIALVSGAFTGMLSVIFAKPLLHIMGAYGSLEETALPYFRVVLGISPLIAVFTAQSAAFRAIGDTKTPLRIGLEMNLIHVVFDYVLIFGIGPFKGYGLYGAAWAMVLARIYAWIRLWYKSRKVCALHLNMEDVKLRRKLFMRMIRFAIPAAVERLSMRLGQVIYFGLIVRMGVEVYATHNIAGTLTTFAFTIGNGFATAATATIGQAIGSGDASEVRLYRRWSYIQSAIAMTIVTALLCLLSPWIGLFFTQNQNVIHLLTVILAIDTFSQPFLAAVLVDTAAIQAGGNSQYPMLVTTIGIWVIRTLGVYIFAWRLGFGLPAVWVSIAFDNALRAGLFYWYRKRKNWVVSLKLK, encoded by the coding sequence TTGGCGATCGATGCCGTAGGAGTCACAAATATTTATAGCATGACGTATACAGGTGTATTTCTGGCCATTTCGGCGGCAATATCCGTTTTTCTGGCACGCGCAGCAGGAGCAAAGGAACTGGCAAAGGGTAAATCGTCCATTTGGCATGGGTTACTTATCGCATTGGTATCCGGTGCATTCACAGGAATGCTCTCGGTTATTTTTGCAAAACCGCTTTTACATATCATGGGGGCTTACGGGTCTTTGGAAGAGACCGCATTGCCTTATTTTCGGGTAGTGTTGGGAATTTCGCCACTTATCGCTGTATTTACGGCACAATCTGCTGCATTCCGCGCTATAGGAGATACCAAGACACCTTTGCGAATCGGTCTTGAAATGAATCTGATTCATGTTGTGTTCGACTATGTCTTGATTTTCGGCATTGGCCCGTTCAAAGGTTACGGCTTGTATGGTGCAGCTTGGGCAATGGTGCTTGCAAGAATCTACGCATGGATCCGTCTATGGTACAAGTCTCGCAAAGTTTGTGCGCTGCATCTGAACATGGAGGATGTCAAGCTTCGCAGGAAGTTATTCATGCGAATGATCCGCTTTGCGATCCCTGCTGCTGTTGAACGATTATCTATGCGGCTTGGCCAGGTAATATATTTCGGATTGATCGTGCGTATGGGTGTCGAAGTGTATGCAACACATAACATTGCAGGAACACTCACTACGTTTGCATTTACAATCGGCAATGGATTTGCAACTGCAGCAACTGCCACGATCGGGCAGGCGATTGGCAGCGGGGACGCATCTGAAGTGCGTTTGTACAGACGATGGAGTTACATACAGTCTGCCATCGCCATGACAATAGTGACAGCGTTGCTTTGTCTGCTTAGTCCGTGGATCGGCTTGTTTTTTACACAGAATCAAAATGTCATTCATTTGCTTACCGTTATTTTGGCTATCGATACTTTTTCACAACCTTTTCTTGCGGCTGTTTTAGTGGATACAGCTGCCATTCAGGCAGGTGGAAACAGTCAATATCCGATGCTTGTCACAACGATTGGCATATGGGTTATACGGACACTCGGAGTCTATATATTTGCATGGCGACTCGGGTTTGGATTGCCTGCCGTGTGGGTGAGCATTGCTTTTGACAATGCGTTGCGCGCAGGATTATTTTATTGGTATAGAAAAAGAAAAAACTGGGTTGTTTCACTGAAGCTTAAATAA